In Pochonia chlamydosporia 170 chromosome Unknown PCv3seq00008, whole genome shotgun sequence, the following proteins share a genomic window:
- a CDS encoding short-chain dehydrogenase/reductase SDR (similar to Colletotrichum graminicola M1.001 XP_008099080.1), whose translation MSSKPIVVIFGAGANIGAAVTKTFVEAGYRVCAVSRSAKPSDDGNVLSVQADLSKPAEVPPVFDTIKSHWGSDAFPKVIIWNAGRRTPTPDKSNIFSVPTEDLLTDFAIANASPWAAANEAIKNWADNVQGVFICNGNIMGKAVFPHPDYTTLGVGKRAAAYWVEAADITYKPKGLRFYFADERTAEGRPVGSVPGADSHARMFLELAKGNDDLPWYLTFVQGKYKQF comes from the exons ATGTCTTCCAAGCCCATAGTAGTAATCTTTGGCGCGGGTGCCAACATTGGCGCTGCAGTCACCAAAACCTTTGTCGAGGCCGGGTATCGCGTATGTGCAGTGTCACGCAGTGCAAAGCCATCCGACGATGGTAATGTGCTGTCCGTCCAGGCTGACCTGAGCAAGCCCGCGGAGGTGCCCCCCGTCTTTGACACAATCAAAAGCCACTGGGGTAGTGACGCTTTTCCCAAAGTAATTATCTGGAATGCTGGTCGTCGAACGCCTACTCCTGACAAGAGTAACATCTTTAGTGTTCCCACCGAGGACTTGCTAACAgattttgccattgccaatgcGAGCCCTTGGGCAGCTGCCAATGAGGCCATCAAAAACTGGGCCGATAACGTCCAAGGAGTCTTTATTTGCAATGGAAACATTATGGGCAAAGCTGTCTTTCCACACCCAGACTACACTACCCTTGGGGTTGGCAAGAGAGCTGCAGCATACTGGGTTGAGGCGGCTGACATAACTTATAAGCCAAAGGGCTTAAG ATTTTACTTTGCTGATGAACGAACTGCCGAGGGTCGTCCTGTAGGTAGCGTGCCAGGGGCTGATTCACATGCTCGCATGTTCCTGGAGCTTGCAAAAGGCAACGACGATCTACCATGGTACCTTACGTTTGTTCAGGGGAAATATAAGCAGTTTTAG
- a CDS encoding C6 transcription factor (AflR) (similar to Talaromyces stipitatus ATCC 10500 XP_002482893.1), producing the protein MAMPRPVQPHDTITVALSSGSTMTKIRDSCHSCAVSKVRCPKERPTCSRCEKRGIACEYFVTKRPGRKREKHRDASHSVGSSDRSCTEGSNVGEKQDTLPPAETSPPSPPLSTVADSAEFSSELSAELACFMNGFTDTTCSLDLLGLPNFSAINDQFTDFLTQPFDIEAELLNVGGSSIPQDHRDIADLLISDDSNIDLNRLNPSFGRTMPFDLCPSLSNNLAQSSSSESAGTQSELSTMCRCMGLTMSLLHKVFSPESVCGSSGNSVSGSSDGTVGSTLSTIAVLEQNKETTQAVSNMLQCSCTETGYMTTMLSIIVFKVLELYAMAVRQIHSGTSLEGMEISFGGVRSQTMATASIRQLCIDYSSLDDQATRRTTTQLILGELHHVQSIVNQLTLRRNALAARVALERPMDSPVSSGRRRADTFSAATLGHIEADLRRGLTALSSEIIARLRHS; encoded by the coding sequence ATGGCAATGCCAAGACCAGTACAACCACATGATACAATCACCGTCGCCCTGTCGTCCGGATCTACAATGACAAAGATTAGAGACAGCTGCCACTCTTGTGCAGTATCCAAAGTCAGATGCCCAAAAGAAAGACCAACTTGCTCACGATGCGAAAAGAGGGGTATCGCCTGCGAGTACTTTGTCACAAAACGTCCTGGCCGCAAGCGAGAGAAGCATCGTGATGCCTCCCATAGCGTCGGGAGCTCTGATAGAAGCTGCACTGAAGGCTCCAATGTCGGGGAGAAGCAAGATACCTTGCCACCCGCAGAAACGAGTCCGCCGTCGCCACCGCTCAGCACTGTAGCTGACTCTGCCGAATTCTCTAGCGAACTTTCCGCCGAATTGGCCTGCTTTATGAATGGCTTCACAGATACCACTTGTTCGCTTGATCTCTTAGGATTGCCGAATTTTTCGGCAATAAATGATCAATTCACTGACTTTCTTACCCAACCATTTGACATTGAGGCTGAGTTGCTCAATGTTGGAGGCTCTTCCATCCCGCAAGACCACCGCGATATCGCTGATCTTCTTATATCGGACGACAGTAATATAGACCTAAACAGACTAAACCCATCATTTGGTCGCACGATGCCGTTCGACTTGTGCCCATCTCTTAGCAACAATCTGGCGCAGTCATCGAGTAGCGAAAGCGCAGGCACTCAATCAGAGTTGAGTACCATGTGCCGCTGCATGGGACTAACAATGAGCCTCTTACACAAGGTCTTCTCGCCCGAGTCTGTGTGTGGCAGCTCAGGCAATTCAGTTTCCGGCTCCAGCGACGGGACCGTTGGAAGTACCTTGTCCACCATTGCCGTGTTGGAGCAGAACAAGGAAACCACTCAAGCAGTCAGCAATATGCTGCAGTGTTCTTGTACAGAGACGGGGTACATGACGACCATGTTATCGATAATCGTGTTTAAAGTGCTAGAGCTATATGCCATGGCAGTGCGTCAAATTCATAGCGGGACAAGTCTTGAAGGTATGGAGATCAGCTTCGGCGGTGTCCGGAGTCAGACGATGGCCACTGCGTCCATTAGACAGCTTTGTATAGACTATAGCTCGTTGGATGACCAAGCTACAAGGCGAACAACGACTCAGCTGATATTGGGAGAGTTGCACCATGTCCAGAGTATAGtaaaccagttgacgttaCGGCGGAACGCTCTCGCGGCGAGGGTAGCTTTGGAGCGGCCGATGGACTCTCCGGTCAGTAGTGGTCGACGGCGAGCAGATACTTTTTCGGCAGCTACGTTAGGGCACATAGAAGCAGATTTGCGAAGAGGCCTTACCGCACTTTCTTCTGAAATCATTGCGAGGCTGCGGCATAGTTGA
- a CDS encoding C6 transcription factor (AflR) (similar to Talaromyces stipitatus ATCC 10500 XP_002482893.1): MSKIRDSCHSCAVSKVRCPKEKPSCSRCEKRGMVCEYFATKRPGRKRDPTRLHHSASTSDTSSIASASHHDARESEISTDLQSLAQPDQIVVSPTASGGFSVPSAMTQDVTTLMEDFADISTPLEPSAWPKASEMDIDGDFTHLLTPPIDFSEMEPMHFEFPSLGEGQDDIAELLITNDVDAQSLSAKSFHYMASSVSSLPSSDGQLLMEHSPQSSPVCSCTAEALGLMSRLFSTESLRSSSEPASPQKQAAISGINQSTHNEFSTQTIILQNKQSIEVVSRILQCSCADDGHLMTMISIIVFKILELYSQAARQKQGAAKYSHWSNTSTTGNLMRTSGLDQFGCSDDNDRRITTQLIMSELHRVRQLLNQLTIRRNTRGAQETFGMNLSCLGNWQGTLSPHDDWMNASFSGSTLGQIEVDLRRCLTTLSREIIHVLRES, encoded by the coding sequence ATGTCTAAAATTCGAGATAGCTGCCACTCATGCGCCGTTTCCAAGGTCAGATGCCCCAAGGAAAAACCATCTTGTTCAAGGTGCGAAAAACGAGGCATGGTTTGCGAATACTTTGCCACCAAACGCCCTGGTCGCAAACGGGATCCCACACGATTACATCATAGTGCTTCAACCTCAGATACATCTAGTATCGCCAGCGCTTCTCATCATGATGCGAGGGAATCGGAGATATCTACAGATCTTCAATCGCTTGCACAGCCGGATCAGATAGTTGTTTCTCCCACAGCATCCGGCGGCTTTTCTGTACCATCGGCGATGACACAAGATGTCACTACTCTCATGGAAGATTTTGCAGATATTTCCACGCCACTTGAACCATCGGCGTGGCCTAAAGCCTCTGAAATGGACATTGATGGTGACTTTACGCACCTGCTTACGCCTCCCATTGACTTTTCGGAGATGGAACCCATGCACTTTGAGTTTCCAAGCCTGGGTGAGGGACAGGACGACATTGCTGAGCTTCTTATCACCAATGATGTCGATGCACAATCTCTGTCAGCAAAGTCCTTCCATTATATGGCTTCCTCTGtgtcgtctttgccatcctCGGATGGACAGCTGCTGATGGAGCATTCACCTCAATCAAGCCCTGTTTGTAGCTGCACAGCTGAGGCACTCGGTCTGATGAGCAGGCTTTTCTCGACTGAGTCACTTCGCTCTAGCTCCGAGCCAGCTAGTCCACAGAAACAGGCTGCGATTTCAGGTATCAACCAGTCGACTCATAATGAGTTTTCAACTCAGACAATCATACTGCAAAATAAGCAATCTATAGAAGTCGTTAGCCGCATACTGCAATGCTCGTGTGCAGATGACGGACATCTCATGACCATGATTTCTATTATTGTTTTTAAAATTCTAGAGCTTTATTCTCAGGCGGCAAGACAAAAGCAAGGGGCCGCCAAGTACAGTCACTGGAGCAACACATCTACGACTGGAAACCTCATGAGGACGAGTGGCCTGGACCAATTTGGCTGTTCAGACGACAATGACAGACGCATAACTACTCAATTGATCATGAGTGAGTTACATCGCGTACGACAACTGCTTAACCAACTGACCATCCGGCGCAATACTCGTGGTGCCCAAGAGACCTTCGGAATGAACTTGAGTTGTCTTGGGAACTGGCAGGGTACACTTTCGCCCCATGACGATTGGATGAATGCTAGTTTCTCAGGTTCCACCCTGGGACAAATCGAGGTTGATCTACGAAGGTGTCTCACTACTTTATCAAGAGAGATTATTCACGTGTTACGGGAGAGCTAG
- a CDS encoding O-methyltransferase family protein (similar to Talaromyces stipitatus ATCC 10500 XP_002482894.1), whose amino-acid sequence MDTITLLKLYSDDLAAAIERLSDETRTAKEQQDSCQKPPPYACDGAQAAKAAVLSANAKINALVCGPTQFLQHLANQTEILACLRWLGEFQILACIPLVGSVLIEDVANLTNVPETHLSRIIRLTSTAGFLEEPEPGHVSHTPLSASFFFSPSLLDAAMFLSECVAPAALQMTKVTHEFGDSGRFNETAYTLALPVAKPFHTMRSGAPKLNRQWCAYLQYAGGLPNCDDVNSILKQLSWHNIGSMPDTHIVEVNAPSVSTSVTRCLVELHPTLQLTLQLADLGPQSSQDIGSKDLDSQVTISRRTPGARQTATDAAVYILHLPLTSPSSVLSELLVHLEVLRERRGIMLIWTARMLPEPGTLTDPELEATARSRDLALLHTTPLFVASTKGHLEVVKVLLENGASTATANITGVAPLHVAARLGHLEMIKLLLVEGAAIEAVDDNGRSPQVEASRRGHVEVAELLYKKRADIEAASKKKGGRELVPYREYQFVTTRVVGISSAAAGW is encoded by the exons ATGGATACCATAACGCTACTAAAATTGTATAGCGACGATCTCGCTGCAGCAATTGAGAGACTTTCAGACGAGACCCGGACTGCcaaagaacaacaagactcatgccaaaagccaccaCCTTATGCATGTGATGGGGcacaagcagccaaagcGGCGGTATTGTCAGCCAACGCCAAGATCAACGCGCTCGTGTGCGGCCCAACTCAGTTCCTTCAGCATCTAGCAAACCAG ACTGAGATCCTGGCTTGCTTGCGCTGGTTGGGCGAGTTTCAGATCCTCGCCTGTATACCCTTGGTTGGAAGCGTCTTGATCGAGGACGTAGCAAATCTGACAAACGTGCCCGAGACGCATCTCAGCAGGATTATCAGACTGACATCGACTGCTGGCTTTCTTGAAGAGCCGGAACCAGGCCACGTAAGCCACACGCCATTATCAGCTTCGTTCTTCTTTTCACCCTCGCTGCTTGATGCGGCCATGTTTCTATCCGAATGCGTGGCTCCAGCAGCTCTGCAAATGACCAAGGTTACTCACGAGTTTGGTGATTCCGGGCGGTTCAATGAGACGGCTTACACACTGGCCTTGCCTGTTGCAAAGCCATTCCATACCATGCGATCTGGAGCGCCGAAACTAAATCGCCAGTGGTGTGCATATCTCCAATATGCTGGGGGACTTCCCAACTGTGACGACGTTAATAGCATTCTCAAACAGCTATCTTGGCATAACATCGGGAGTATGCCGGACACGCATATAGTTGAG GTCAACGCGCCATCGGTGTCAACATCAGTGACCCGATGCCTTGTAGAGCTGCATCCGACCCTGCAATTGACTCTACAATTGGCCGACTTAGGACCACAGAGCTCGCAGGATATTGGGTCAAAGGACCTTGATTCTCAGGTTACTATTAGCAGACGTACCCCCGGTGCTCGGCAAACCGCAACAGACGCAGCAGTCTACATCCTTCACTTGCCTTTGACGTCGCCGAGTTCAGTACTTAGTGAGCTGCTGGTACATCTTGAGGTTCTCCGTGAAAGAAGGGGTATTATGCTTATCTGGACGGCACGCATGCTCCCAGAGCCAGGAACACTTACTGATCCTGAACTTGAAGCCACAGCTCGCTCTCGAGATCTGGCGCTGCTTCA CACCACTCCGCTTTTTGTAGCATCAACGAAAGGACATTTGGAGGTGGTCAAGGTGCTGCTCGAGAACGGGGCTAGCACTGCGACTGCAAATATCACTGGAGTCGCACCGCTACATGTAGCAGCAAGGTTGGGACATTTGGAGATGATCAAGCTGCTACTCGTGGAGGGAGCTGCCATTGAGGCTGTAGATGATAATGGAAGGAGTCCGCAAGTCGAAGCATCAAGAAGAGGACATGTAGAGGTGGCTGAGCTGCTATACAAGAAGCGAGCTGACATTGAGGCCGCAAGCAAGAAAAAAGGTGGCAGAGAGCTGGTACCGTACAGGGAGTACCAGTTTGTTACCACAAGAGTTGTTGGAATATCTTCGGCCGCTGCTGGCTGGTAG
- a CDS encoding phosphotransferase enzyme family domain-containing protein translates to MPSPTLLSAKASESMARPNIQHVSSLETYFDEIEVTNGDNECRVWSEKLLDAIAELAAFVASRREGGPATEYVELLKGSFNMSFRFRFDDEGPDAIIRFPKPGHTATALRDEKLANEVRIMEYISQNTTIPIPRIHSWGTTAESSQQFGPFIIMDFVEGMLLSEVLKRPTESDQEDFILNPDVDKTMLEKVYRQIAGYILQLSQLHFSHIGSISKEPTSNEWVVTGRPVTYNMNELVSVSGCPSDNFPTTSFNSAADYLKSVSVLHLDHVWAQHNIADNAEIAEKRYIARRRMPQLIDKYCIENTGPFLLFCDDLRPSNILINPDTLEITALIDLEYTNAMPAQFTYDPPWWLLLSGPEFWLDRGCLEEFNSLYELRMEQFLQALEEVESTSCTGKQLEPPLSARMRDSWANGRFWFNYAMRKSFELDSIYWAVLHEKDTEHGQEEYPEMEKFIATKMEQLEKYRKECAARSST, encoded by the coding sequence ATGCCATCACCTACACTGCTATCTGCCAAAGCGTCCGAGTCCATGGCGAGGCCTAACATACAACACGTGTCTTCGCTCGAAACATACTTTGACGAAATTGAAGTGACTAATGGCGATAATGAGTGCAGAGTTTGGTCAGAGAAGCTTCTCGATGCCATCGCCGAGCTAGCCGCCTTTGTTGCTAGCCGTAGAGAAGGAGGTCCTGCCACCGAGTATGTTGAACTTCTTAAGGGATCTTTCAACATGAGCTTTCGTTTCAGATTCGATGACGAAGGACCCGATGCAATCATTCGGTTTCCGAAGCCGGGGCACACAGCTACAGCCCTCAGAGACGAGAAGCTTGCCAACGAGGTCAGAATCATGGAGTACATCAGCCAGAATACCACCATTCCTATTCCTCGTATTCATAGCTGGGGCACTACTGCAGAGAGTTCACAACAGTTTGGTCCCTTTATCATTATGGATTTCGTCGAAGGAATGCTCTTGTCTGAAGTGCTGAAGCGCCCCACAGAAAGCGATCAAGAGGACTTTATACTAAACCCCGACGTCGACAAGACAATGTTAGAGAAGGTTTACCGTCAAATCGCAGGTTATATTCTCCAACTCTCTCAGCTACATTTTTCTCACATCGGGTCCATCTCCAAAGAGCCTACCTCAAACGAGTGGGTGGTTACCGGCCGGCCGGTGACATACAACATGAATGAGCTGGTATCTGTCTCGGGTTGCCCAAGTGACAATTTCCCGACAACAAGCTTCAACTCTGCAGCAGACTACCTGAAATCTGTTTCTGTACTGCACTTGGATCATGTGTGGgcacagcacaacattgcGGACAACGCGGAAATTGCAGAAAAGCGATATATTGCTAGACGCCGAATGCCCCAGCTCATTGACAAATATTGTATCGAGAATACCGGACCATTTCTTCTCTTCTGCGACGACTTGCGTCCATCGAATATTCTGATTAATCCAGACACGCTTGAAATAACCGCATTGATCGACCTTGAGTACACAAATGCCATGCCAGCACAATTCACGTACGATCCCCCGTGGTGGCTTTTATTATCTGGCCCGGAATTTTGGCTCGATCGTGGTTGTCTCGAAGAATTCAACAGCCTTTATGAGCTCAGAATGGAACAGTTTCTTCAGGCGTTAGAAGAAGTTGAAAGTACGTCATGCACCGGGAAGCAGCTCGAGCCGCCACTTTCTGCGAGGATGCGTGACTCGTGGGCAAATGGGAGATTCTGGTTCAACTATGCGATGCGAAAGAGTTTCGAGTTGGATTCAATCTATTGGGCGGTGTTGCACGAGAAAGATACTGAACATGGTCAAGAGGAGTATCCGGAGATGGAGAAATTCATCGCCACAAAGATGGAGCAGCTGGAAAAGTATAGAAAGGAATGTGCAGCTCGTTCCTCAACATAA